In Toxoplasma gondii ME49 chromosome X, whole genome shotgun sequence, a single genomic region encodes these proteins:
- a CDS encoding hypothetical protein (encoded by transcript TGME49_227000): protein MASTRPGATLRNLLYPGTPREVEGHTPPSVPPQAPLYPAGNIDSGSYHAASMSAPYSPRHVSKHPTLPARAVRFASQRFYRNYSPPPSSQTETPADTPEPPSPLLAPERLFDFPGPATSLSRQFARAGQSLRAPVTGPTSKERSISLSRAPHRSLSSLSLSSPRLSQDKYATSHALEGRSVGRSDVVRGVVPVGMAGMSSFGVSGPGEKQHGSSPRAGSRGATMSSFTSPAQSAPEAAVGSKEQQGVVDTPGNESAFAFSRAASRGFFVSDYENQQSSSDAFQCGDVPRTGAQHGPSEASGLYTPQDRLPQEAQIRGSQLSSGRTETLQERQERLQREMDALRQRQQLVTQQARQLYQQKMARPWLVPCNVSPDSTRLATLAIIPSKESRKGSCERSGSCPIFSRCARSGRRRSSGSRVRRIGVYVRPTAPSGQTVPPPAPGASFETNAATVPGWFWENPGLLQCVAPVEVSCSDGKGGGVRSHPLVLKVDVVPSQTGSSLGKKEEDWKKSQASLVSSASASETPKTDPRIVELAKENDTLRQDNALLKAQLERAHAEGVRRRLTNIDLSRRSQVDVYGEDGLLWGQEVENEKLRRQIAELGAALYAAAEDGDFRLAAEALTQQLTDAHQEIATLRKSMRSDSSGRQGPRCRDTSDDATLGANDISVREAAVDSLISQGKRVTTLGRENVWKALSSMKDLVDQVFDRMTRLLTSTCTMKEKVQYLKGLHVLVVSSLDETLDAYEELAATCNKFDQIRAVVFDPKRNSPYCPCRPRRQVLEDDLKHLCIQNKGATEKLRQLRARIVKLEMENLKFYVKHPDEPVRSSEARPVSPLAASLEVKATETERLSSPKKDKKEKRDRRDISSKDDSASATTAADDDSDRSGSVMRRAVAASRKKVWRKRQEVFPVREDFSTYQLASTIKRLQDEIDRLKDDRQFDRTKAAEREQHLVSRVFNRNQILVDKLAEQDRLLARLMQMIEDRDCMHALAGPTSPTQLAQRQALHEDLEESRTLIRQSSVALREGQTPEPQAFDNLITRLRTLKRDGLRDVTPEEQELLDMINRQASQLRKIHQTVTELADHT, encoded by the exons ATGGCGTCCACCCGACCAGGCGCCACGTTGCGGAACTTACTCTATCCGGGGACACCTCGTGAAGTTGAAG GGCACACGCCGCCTTCCGTCCCCCCTCAAGCCCCACTCTACCCTGCGGGGAATATCGACAGTGGTTCGTATCATGCTGCTTCCATGAGTGCACCGTACTCTCCCAGGCATGTGTCCAAACATCCAACGCTCCCTGCCCGCGCCGTTAGATTCGCGTCTCAAAGGTTCTACCGGAACTACTCGCCTCCGCCATCCAGCCAGACAGAGACCCCTGCGGATACACCGGAACCTCCTTCGCCGTTGCTCGCCCCCGAAAGACTCTTTGACTTCCCCGGTCCTGCCACCAGCCTCTCCCGTCAGTTCGCGCGCGCGGGACAAAGTCTCCGTGCGCCCGTTACAGGTCCTACTTCAAAGGAACGAAGCATTTCGCTGTCGCGGGCACCGCACCGaagcctttcttctctttccctgtcCTCTCCAAGGCTGTCCCAGGACAAATACGCCACCAGCCACGCCTTGGAAGGGAGGTCCGTCGGCCGCTCCGACGTTGTCCGCGGGGTGGTTCCTGTGGGGATGGCTGGAATGTCCTCCTTTGGCGTGTCTGGTCCCGGCGAAAAGCAACACGGGTCCAGCCCGCGGGCAGGTTCTCGCGGCGCCACGATGAGCAGCTTCACGAGTCCCGCGCAGTCCGCACCCGAAGCGGCTGTCGGATCGAAAGAACAGCAAGGGGTCGTCGACACCCCTGGAAACGAGAGcgcctttgccttctcccgtgctgcgtcgcgggggTTTTTCGTTTCGGACTATGAAAATCAACAGAGTTCGTCGGACGCCTTCCAATGCGGTGACGTGCCTAGGACCGGCGCGCAGCATGGGCCGAGCGAAGCCTCTGGCCTTTATACACCCCAGGATCGATTGCCGCAGGAAGCGCAGATTCGAGGTAGCCAGCTTTCCAGTGGTCGAACGGAGACTCtccaggagagacaagagcgacTGCAGCGGGAAATGGATGCTCTGCGGCAGCGGCAACAACTGGTCACGCAGCAGGCTCGGCAGCTGTACCAGCAGAAAATGGCTCGCCCGTGGCTGGTCCCCTGCAACGTTTCTCCGGACTCCACGCGCCTCGCCACTCTCGCCATCATTCCCTCgaaagagagcaggaaaGGCAGCTGCGAGCGCAGCGGCAGCTGTCCGATTTTCTCGCGATGCGCCAGAAGTGGCCGCCGCCGAAGCAGTGGCAGCCGCGTCCGGCGCATCGGGGTGTACGTCCGCCCCACTGCGCCCAGCGGCCAGACGGTCCCACCTCCAGCTCCAGGGGCGAGTTTCGAGACCAATGCAGCAACCGTGCCAGGGTGGTTCTGGGAAAACCCCGGATTGCTGCAGTGTGTGGCACCCGTGGAGGTTTCGTGTTCCGACGGAAAGGGCGGAGGCGTGCGTTCTCACCCCCTCGTTCTGAAGGTCGATGTCGTGCCGTCGCAGACTGGGTCTTCtctggggaagaaggaggaggatTGGAAGAAGAGTCAGGCAAGCCTTGTCAGTTCTGCCTCAGCGTCTGAAACGCCGAAGACAGACCCGCGAATCGTCGAACtcgcgaaggaaaacgacacCCTCCGACAGGACAACGCTCTGCTCAAG gCACAGCTGGAGCGGGCTCATGCCGAGGGTGTCCGCCGACGTCTTACGAACATCGATTTGAGTCGCCGGTCCCAGGTTGATGTGTACGGAGAGGATGGACTTCTCTGGGGACAGGAAgtggaaaacgaaaagctCCGTCGTCAAATTGCGGAGCTCGGAGCCGCGCTGTATGCGGCTGCGGAAGATGG AGATTTCCGACTGGCGGCCGAGGCCCTGACTCAGCAACTGACGGATGCCCACCAGGAAATTGCCACATTGCGAAAGTCAATGAGATCCGACTCCAGTGGGAGGCAGGGACCgcggtgtcgagacacctcAGACGACGCGACGCTGGGAGCGAACGACATTTCTGTTCGTGAAGCCGCTGTCGATTCTCTGATCAGCCAAGGAAAGCGCGTCACAACTTTG ggTCGGGAGAACGTCTGGAAAGCTCTGAGTTCCATGAAGGATCTAGTGGACCAAGTTTTCGATCGCATGACACGACTGCTGACCAGCACCTGC ACTATGAAGGAGAAAGTCCAGTACCTGAAGGGTCTCCATGTGCTCGTTGTTAGCAGTCTCGACGAA ACCCTCGATGCCTACGAGGAACTCGCCGCCACATGCAACAAATTCGACCAGATTCGCGCGGTGGTTTTCGATCCTAAACGAAACAGCCCGTACTG CCCATGCAGACCGCGACGTCAAGTCCTCGAAGACGATCTGAAGCACCTTTGTATCCAGAACAagggtgcgacagagaagctgcgACAGCTCCGGGCGCGCATAGTCAAATTGGAAATGGAGAACCTAAAGTTTTATGTCAAACAT CCCGATGAGCCTGTGAGATCCTCGGAGGCGCGGCCGGTGTCTCCGCTGGCGGCGAGCCTGGAGgtgaaggcgacggagacagagcgtctctcttctccaaaaaaagacaaaaaagaaaaaagagacagaagagacattTCAAGCAAGGACGACTCGGCGAGTGCTACGACCGCCGCTGACGACGACAGTGATCGGAGCGGATCTGTGATGAGGAGAGCAGTTGCGGCAAGTCGGAAGAAGGTCtggcgaaagagacaagaagtcTTCCCCGTCAGAGAGGACTTTTCTACGTACCAGCTCGCCTCTACG ATCAAACGGTTGCAGGACGAGATTGATCGCCTGAAAGAC GATCGCCAGTTCGACAGAACGAAGGCTGCTGAGCGGGAGCAGCacctcgtctctcgcgtcttcaaCAGAAATCAAATTCTTGTGGACAAG TTGGCTGAACAAGATCGCCTCTTGGCACGGCTCATGCAG ATGATTGAGGAcagagactgcatgcatgcactggccgGACCAACGTCGCCAACTCAACTTGCCCAACGTCAGGCACTCCATGAGGACCTCGAGGAAAGCAGGACTCTGATACGTCAGTCTTCGGTA GCGCTCCGAGAAGGACAAACTCCGGAGCCTCAGGCGTTTGACAATCTGATCACTCGGCTTAGAACTCTAAAGCGCGATGGGCTGAGAGACGTGACTCCAGAGGAACAGGAACTGCTGGATATG ATCAACCGTCAGGCCTCTCAGCTACGGAAGATCCACCAG ACGGTCACTGAGTTGGCGGATCACACGTAG